A window of Candidatus Dependentiae bacterium genomic DNA:
CTTTTTTTATGACATTTTACCTGAAAAGAATCTTAAAGAAGCTGATATAAGTATCATTGAAAAAAAAATGCACGAAATTGCTGCGCGCAATTTAACCCTCACGCACGAGCAAGTGCCAAAAATGCAAGCACGTGAATTGTACAAAAATAATCCATTCAAGCTAGAACTTATCGATAGTATCCCTGGCGATACTGTTGGTATTGCACGTCAAGGAGACTTTTACGATTTGTGTAAAGGTGGCCATGTAGAAAATACTAGTCAAATAAAACATTTTAAACTTTTACACCTTTCTGGCTCTTATTGGCGTGCAGATAGAGACGGACAAGCATTACAGCGTATTACTGGTACAGCATTTTTGACAGCAAAAGACATGCGTCTATGGCAAGAACGCCAAGAAGAGGCACAAAAATATGATCACCGCCGTTTGGGTAAAGAATTAGATCTATTTTCTTTCCATAGTGAAGGTGTCGGCTTTCCATTTTTCCATGCCAAAGGAACGCTTATTCTAAATATCATGCGTTCACATTTACGTAAGGTACTTAAAAAGATAGGATATCAAGAAATCTGCACTCCAACTATGCTCAATGATGATCTTTGGAAACAATCCGGTCATTATGATCATTACAAAAAAAATATGTATTTTTGCGAAATCGAAAAAGAAAGCTATGCCGTTAAGCCAATGAACTGTCCTGGAGCGATTTTACTTTATAAAGAACGCCCTCGCTCATATCGAGAATTGCCGTTACGGCTTTCAGAATTTGGCATGGTACATCGTTATGAATTATCCGGTGTATTACATGGTCTTTTCCGCGTACGTGCATTTACCGTTGATGATGGACATATTTTTTGCACACCAGAACAGCTCGATCAAGAAATTTTAACCGATGTAAAAACAATTTTAATGGTATTAAAAACATTTGGCTTTGAGAATGTAGACATTAAACTCGCAACAAAGCCAAAAGAAGCAATGGGAACTGACCAGTTATGGGATAAAGCAACCAATGCACTCAAAAATGCACTTGAAACCGTTGGGTGTAATTATACTATTGCTGAGGGTGATGGTGCTTTTTATGGACCAAAACTCGAATACCATATTCAAGACTCTATGGGTCGCTCATGGCAATGCAGTACTACACAAGTAGATTTTTTTCAACCAGAACGTTTTGATTTGAGTTATATTTCTTCAAGCGGTAATAAAGAGTGTCCGGTAATAATACATCGTGCCATTTACGGTTCTTTTGAACGTTTCTTCGGTATTCTACTCGAACATTACAAAGGTAATCTACCGTTTTGGCTGTGTCCTATTCAGGTGAAAATGCTTACCATCACTGATGAACATAAGCCATATGCACAAAATATAGCCAATCAGTTATCCCAGCATGGCCTTCGCGTAATAATGGATAAATCATCAGACCCTATCTCCGGACAAATCAAGGCAGCGCAAATTGCGAAAATACCGTGGATGCTTATTATTGGTAATAAGGAAGTAGAGAATGATACTATAGCATTA
This region includes:
- the thrS gene encoding threonine--tRNA ligase; this translates as MQKKDNALEKMRHSAAHLVAHAVKELFPKTILTLGPPTEHGFFYDILPEKNLKEADISIIEKKMHEIAARNLTLTHEQVPKMQARELYKNNPFKLELIDSIPGDTVGIARQGDFYDLCKGGHVENTSQIKHFKLLHLSGSYWRADRDGQALQRITGTAFLTAKDMRLWQERQEEAQKYDHRRLGKELDLFSFHSEGVGFPFFHAKGTLILNIMRSHLRKVLKKIGYQEICTPTMLNDDLWKQSGHYDHYKKNMYFCEIEKESYAVKPMNCPGAILLYKERPRSYRELPLRLSEFGMVHRYELSGVLHGLFRVRAFTVDDGHIFCTPEQLDQEILTDVKTILMVLKTFGFENVDIKLATKPKEAMGTDQLWDKATNALKNALETVGCNYTIAEGDGAFYGPKLEYHIQDSMGRSWQCSTTQVDFFQPERFDLSYISSSGNKECPVIIHRAIYGSFERFFGILLEHYKGNLPFWLCPIQVKMLTITDEHKPYAQNIANQLSQHGLRVIMDKSSDPISGQIKAAQIAKIPWMLIIGNKEVENDTIALRTRDGKQQFGLTIDKLLKISSESQ